From the Pontibacillus halophilus JSM 076056 = DSM 19796 genome, one window contains:
- the opp4B gene encoding oligopeptide ABC transporter permease encodes MLKYTLRRLLGMIPMLLLTSIVVFSLAMLMPGDPFGGEIDPNNTDPEYIEEMREKLGYNDPIHVQYFRWIGNFVQGEFGESTRLKMDVSQIIAERMPNTLMLGISSLLITYMLAFAMGIYAGRKPYTIGDHTIGGVNYFFLAVPSYIAGVFAIYFFSFKLGWFPFSGSVDITVEKGTLAFYLSKINHVFLPALVLGALSTAQYTQFLRNDIINNSQKDYVRTARAKGTPESRIYNSHILRNSIIPIVTFLGFDIVTLVNGAIITESIFTYPGIGQLFLDSIGSRDYPVMMTLVMMFSLLVLVGNMIADLLYGIVDPRIRVD; translated from the coding sequence ATGTTGAAATACACACTTCGTAGATTACTAGGAATGATTCCTATGTTGCTCCTTACCTCTATCGTTGTGTTTTCCCTGGCAATGCTTATGCCAGGGGATCCCTTCGGTGGGGAAATTGACCCGAACAATACAGATCCAGAGTATATCGAAGAAATGCGTGAAAAGCTTGGTTATAACGACCCAATTCACGTACAGTATTTTCGCTGGATTGGTAATTTCGTTCAAGGTGAATTTGGAGAATCTACTCGACTTAAGATGGATGTTTCTCAAATTATAGCCGAGCGTATGCCAAACACGCTAATGCTTGGAATTAGTTCATTACTTATTACGTACATGCTTGCTTTTGCAATGGGGATTTATGCTGGAAGAAAGCCTTATACAATTGGGGATCATACGATTGGTGGAGTGAACTATTTCTTCTTAGCTGTACCTTCTTACATTGCAGGGGTGTTCGCAATTTATTTCTTTAGTTTTAAACTTGGCTGGTTCCCATTCAGTGGCTCAGTTGATATTACAGTCGAGAAGGGAACACTTGCATTTTACTTAAGTAAGATCAATCACGTCTTTTTACCGGCGCTCGTACTAGGTGCCTTGAGTACTGCACAGTACACACAATTCTTACGTAATGACATTATTAATAATAGTCAAAAAGATTACGTACGAACGGCTCGTGCCAAAGGAACGCCTGAGAGTCGCATTTACAACTCTCATATTCTACGAAATTCCATCATCCCAATTGTAACGTTTCTAGGCTTTGATATCGTTACGCTTGTGAATGGTGCCATTATTACAGAAAGCATCTTTACGTATCCTGGAATTGGACAACTGTTCTTAGATTCCATTGGAAGTCGTGATTATCCAGTAATGATGACGCTTGTCATGATGTTCTCATTACTTGTTCTTGTCGGAAATATGATTGCGGATCTTCTGTATGGCATTGTAGACCCAAGGATACGAGTGGACTAA
- the opp4C gene encoding oligopeptide ABC transporter permease has product MELSTKNQTHTASSKPKKSKSPWAIARRKFFHNKLAMTSLIFLLVVSILSFLAPYITTTDISRVNIGQMSLSPSSDHWLGTDKSGRDVFTRLLYGGRVSLYVGIASTALIMLFGISVGAIAGYYGGLIDTLLMRFTDFILNLPFLVFAIVINAIFFGKVEGTWLLILVLSVLGWGGVARLVRSKFLAEKENEYILAAVSIGTKPSKIIMKHLLPNVLSTIIVQITVLFAVMISAESALSYLGFGVPQEVPSWGNMLSASQEADVLQRMPWIWIPPAIVLTVTILSINFIGEGIKDALNPKSYR; this is encoded by the coding sequence ATGGAACTATCAACTAAAAATCAGACTCACACAGCTTCCTCTAAGCCGAAAAAGAGCAAGTCTCCCTGGGCTATTGCCAGAAGGAAGTTCTTTCATAACAAGCTTGCGATGACGAGTTTAATTTTCTTGTTAGTCGTTTCAATCTTGTCGTTTCTAGCTCCTTATATTACAACGACAGACATTAGTCGAGTTAATATTGGTCAGATGTCACTTTCACCTTCTAGTGATCATTGGTTAGGGACAGATAAGAGTGGACGAGATGTCTTCACCCGTTTGCTTTACGGTGGACGAGTATCTCTTTACGTCGGAATTGCCTCAACGGCCTTAATTATGCTGTTTGGGATATCTGTTGGAGCCATTGCCGGCTATTATGGAGGGCTCATTGATACCTTGCTTATGCGCTTCACAGATTTCATACTGAACCTACCGTTTTTAGTATTTGCGATTGTAATCAATGCCATTTTCTTTGGTAAAGTAGAAGGTACGTGGCTACTTATTCTTGTGCTAAGTGTACTGGGGTGGGGAGGCGTCGCGCGTCTTGTCCGAAGCAAGTTCTTAGCAGAGAAAGAGAATGAGTACATTTTAGCTGCGGTATCCATTGGTACGAAGCCTTCTAAAATTATCATGAAGCATCTATTGCCGAACGTATTAAGTACAATCATTGTACAAATTACGGTGTTGTTCGCGGTCATGATATCGGCAGAATCTGCATTGAGCTATCTCGGTTTTGGTGTACCTCAAGAAGTCCCAAGTTGGGGCAACATGTTGTCTGCATCTCAAGAAGCAGACGTATTGCAAAGAATGCCGTGGATTTGGATTCCGCCAGCAATCGTATTAACGGTCACAATCTTATCCATCAACTTTATTGGTGAGGGAATTAAAGATGCGTTGAATCCTAAATCTTATAGATAG
- a CDS encoding alanine/glycine:cation symporter family protein has protein sequence MDRAKEAISTISDFIWGFPLIFLFLTAGVYITIRLRFLPFLHARLVFGKTIGTIFSKEKKKVDGVSPFQTFTSALSATAGATNIVGVPVAVAFGGPGAIFWMWIVALVGMTTMYCEIILGMKYREKDRNGEWVGGPKYYLSKGLGWKKLGWFYSFGLMIEVIPSVMVQTNSVSTSVETDFGFSPLISGLIVALVTALVIWGGIKRIGKLSSIFLPIFVLIYVGLTLWVIGINYKEIDDAIKLIVGNAFTPAASVGVFGGAAVVQTIRWGLARGLYTSEAGMGSSSIAYAEADMDQPVELSFWGIIAVFIDTLVICTLTGITIVVTGVWSKVEKEDAASMVAEAFKPVFGETLSATILAILLFFFVIATVGVIIFFGERQAEILFGRRVKWLMRFIYLLAIVLGAVGGLKIVWEFLDLILAMIVIPNIIGVVLLTGKAKEITDDYLRNKKGK, from the coding sequence ATGGATCGTGCGAAAGAGGCAATTAGTACAATTTCTGATTTCATTTGGGGATTTCCACTTATCTTTCTGTTTCTTACTGCGGGGGTCTACATAACCATACGATTACGATTTCTCCCGTTCTTACATGCACGGCTCGTATTTGGAAAGACGATTGGAACCATTTTCTCTAAAGAGAAGAAGAAGGTAGATGGGGTAAGCCCGTTTCAGACATTCACCTCTGCATTGTCCGCTACGGCAGGGGCTACAAATATTGTAGGAGTACCAGTTGCGGTGGCATTCGGAGGCCCTGGGGCTATCTTCTGGATGTGGATTGTGGCACTAGTGGGTATGACGACAATGTATTGTGAAATCATCCTCGGAATGAAATACCGTGAGAAAGACCGGAATGGAGAGTGGGTAGGAGGGCCGAAGTATTATTTATCGAAGGGGCTTGGGTGGAAGAAACTTGGTTGGTTCTATTCCTTTGGCTTGATGATTGAAGTCATTCCGAGCGTTATGGTTCAGACGAACTCAGTTTCGACAAGTGTAGAGACGGATTTTGGATTTAGTCCGCTTATTTCAGGACTGATTGTCGCCCTTGTGACTGCGCTGGTGATCTGGGGAGGTATTAAGCGAATTGGAAAGTTGAGCTCCATTTTCCTTCCGATTTTTGTTTTGATTTATGTGGGATTAACGCTTTGGGTGATTGGGATTAACTATAAGGAAATTGATGATGCGATTAAGCTGATTGTTGGGAACGCATTCACTCCTGCCGCATCTGTAGGGGTCTTTGGCGGAGCTGCTGTTGTTCAAACAATTAGGTGGGGATTGGCAAGAGGGCTTTATACAAGTGAGGCTGGTATGGGATCATCGTCCATTGCATATGCGGAGGCGGACATGGACCAGCCTGTCGAGCTTTCTTTCTGGGGAATCATTGCCGTGTTCATTGATACGCTTGTCATTTGTACATTAACAGGAATTACGATTGTTGTGACAGGTGTATGGAGCAAGGTGGAGAAAGAGGATGCAGCATCGATGGTAGCCGAGGCCTTCAAGCCGGTATTCGGCGAGACATTGAGTGCGACTATTCTAGCCATTCTTCTGTTCTTCTTTGTTATTGCAACTGTCGGGGTCATTATCTTCTTTGGAGAACGTCAAGCGGAGATCTTATTTGGCCGTCGAGTAAAGTGGTTGATGCGATTCATCTATTTACTTGCAATCGTTCTTGGGGCAGTGGGAGGATTGAAGATTGTGTGGGAGTTTCTCGACTTAATTCTTGCGATGATTGTTATCCCGAATATTATCGGAGTCGTATTACTCACAGGGAAAGCGAAAGAAATAACAGACGACTATTTACGGAATAAAAAAGGAAAATAA
- the safA gene encoding SafA/ExsA family spore coat assembly protein — MKHLLAPLFVLGLMMMVLLPNQAEAQDTDAYTVKPGDTLWIISQKYKIGLSEIIDANPQFSNPDLIYPGDRVTIPLKQDIKAIEREVIRLTNEERAKQGLSTLQADWEVSRVARYKSRDMRDQNYFSHQSPTFGSPFDMMKDFNVSYTRAAENIAAGQTTAQSVVDSWMNSAGHRKNILDPNLTYIGVGYAKGGSYGHYWTQMFITK, encoded by the coding sequence ATGAAACATTTGCTGGCACCGTTGTTTGTGTTAGGGCTGATGATGATGGTTCTCTTGCCTAACCAGGCAGAGGCTCAAGATACGGATGCATATACTGTAAAGCCTGGGGACACATTATGGATTATTTCTCAAAAGTATAAAATTGGTTTGTCTGAAATTATTGATGCAAACCCTCAGTTCTCTAACCCAGACCTGATTTATCCTGGTGATCGTGTAACGATTCCACTAAAGCAAGATATTAAAGCAATTGAACGGGAAGTCATTCGATTGACAAATGAAGAACGAGCGAAGCAAGGTCTGTCTACATTACAGGCTGATTGGGAAGTATCTCGTGTTGCTCGCTATAAGTCACGTGATATGAGGGACCAGAATTATTTCTCTCACCAATCTCCAACCTTTGGTTCACCGTTCGATATGATGAAAGATTTTAATGTGTCTTATACAAGAGCCGCTGAAAACATTGCTGCTGGTCAAACTACAGCTCAATCTGTCGTAGATTCCTGGATGAATAGCGCTGGGCATCGTAAGAATATACTTGACCCGAATCTCACGTACATTGGTGTAGGCTATGCCAAGGGCGGAAGTTATGGACACTACTGGACCCAAATGTTTATCACGAAATAA
- a CDS encoding NupC/NupG family nucleoside CNT transporter, with product MDILIGLLSILVVFGIGFLMSNDRPNINYRGLGVMIGLQFLLTFVLFNTDIGQTIILKISDMFNFLIARGSYGVNFVVGGIQLGENGTFIFNVLLIIIFFSTLLSILTYLKILPFIIKYLGAFLSKLTGMPKVESFNAVNSIFFGQSEALIAIKSQFKQLDNNRLFVVSASAMGSVAASIVGGYMGLIPPEYVLVALPLNMFSALIVSSLIAPVKVSKEEDEVEIQDVSNANSLFEAMGNGALDGGKIALIVAAMLIAFLATLDLVNNLISLVASGLTLQQMLGYIFYPFVWLMGVPADEVVDAGSIMGAKLITNEFAAMQLFTAENGLMSYASEKTIGIVSVFLTSFANFSSIGIIAGTVQGIDPEKGSTVSKFGLKLLVATTLASMLSATIAGIFLTF from the coding sequence ATGGACATCTTGATAGGCTTGCTATCGATCCTGGTCGTATTTGGGATCGGATTTTTAATGTCGAATGACCGCCCTAATATTAATTATCGTGGTCTCGGAGTCATGATTGGTCTGCAATTCTTGCTGACTTTTGTTCTATTCAATACGGATATTGGACAAACAATCATACTAAAGATTTCGGATATGTTCAACTTCCTGATTGCTAGAGGTTCATATGGGGTTAACTTTGTTGTTGGTGGAATACAGCTTGGAGAGAATGGAACATTTATCTTTAACGTTCTATTAATTATTATCTTCTTCTCCACATTGCTTTCCATTCTGACGTACCTTAAGATTTTGCCATTTATCATTAAATATTTAGGTGCGTTCCTTTCTAAATTAACTGGAATGCCTAAGGTTGAATCATTTAACGCTGTTAACAGTATCTTCTTTGGTCAATCAGAAGCACTAATTGCAATTAAGTCCCAATTTAAGCAATTAGACAATAACCGATTATTTGTCGTTAGTGCATCAGCAATGGGGTCTGTTGCTGCTTCAATCGTCGGAGGGTATATGGGTCTAATCCCACCAGAATATGTCCTTGTCGCGTTGCCATTGAACATGTTCAGTGCGCTGATTGTAAGTTCTTTAATTGCGCCGGTTAAAGTATCTAAAGAAGAAGACGAAGTTGAAATTCAAGATGTTTCAAACGCAAATAGTCTGTTTGAGGCAATGGGAAATGGAGCACTAGATGGTGGTAAAATTGCATTAATTGTAGCCGCGATGCTAATTGCTTTCCTTGCGACTCTTGATTTAGTGAATAATTTAATTTCTCTCGTAGCTTCTGGCTTAACTTTACAACAAATGCTTGGTTACATTTTCTATCCATTCGTATGGTTAATGGGTGTTCCTGCTGATGAAGTAGTTGACGCTGGTAGTATCATGGGTGCGAAATTAATTACAAACGAATTTGCAGCAATGCAATTGTTTACAGCTGAAAATGGTCTAATGAGTTATGCTTCCGAGAAGACAATTGGAATTGTATCTGTCTTCCTAACAAGCTTTGCGAACTTCTCCTCAATCGGAATTATCGCAGGTACAGTTCAAGGAATCGACCCAGAGAAAGGTTCTACCGTCTCTAAATTCGGTCTGAAACTTCTAGTTGCAACTACATTAGCTTCCATGCTTTCCGCAACAATTGCTGGTATCTTCTTAACCTTCTAA
- a CDS encoding aldehyde dehydrogenase family protein, whose translation MTKEYQLYMNGEWTSSSETVDVYDKYSKDVHATISKAGEEEVERAITSAYEAFHNTDFPPYERYKVLHRVSELLQEKKEELAQIITAEAGKPIKQARTEIDRATQTFELSAEEAKRITGEGVPVEAAPGSENRLAFTIRVPVGVVGAISPFNFPVNLVAHKIAPAIAAGNSVVLKPASRTPVSSLKLAELFHEAGLPKGFLNVVVGSGSVVGNQMMQDERVNLYTFTGSAEVGLKLKQNTGLNKLVLELGNNSPVIIDKYADVKKAAETTAQKAFAYAGQVCISVQRMYVHEEVMNEFKEHFIEATKSLVVGNPYDDKTDVGPMISEEEAKRAEEWISEAKEAGATIVHGGTRNGAQFEPTILTDVDQSMKVVCEEIFAPVVTMMTFNDLDRVIDEVNQSNYGLQGGIFTKDLNRAYKAARKVEVGGFMINDASQYRVDLMPYGGVKNSGWGKEGPKYSIEEMTEERLVVMNLE comes from the coding sequence ATGACGAAAGAATACCAATTATACATGAACGGCGAATGGACATCATCAAGCGAAACGGTTGATGTGTATGACAAATATTCAAAGGATGTGCATGCTACCATTTCGAAGGCTGGTGAAGAAGAGGTAGAGCGTGCGATTACAAGCGCCTATGAGGCTTTTCATAACACTGACTTCCCGCCGTACGAACGTTACAAAGTGCTTCATCGTGTAAGTGAACTCTTGCAAGAGAAGAAAGAAGAATTAGCTCAAATCATTACAGCAGAAGCGGGTAAGCCGATTAAGCAGGCAAGAACGGAGATTGACCGTGCAACTCAGACGTTTGAGCTCTCTGCTGAGGAAGCGAAGCGCATTACAGGCGAAGGAGTGCCTGTAGAAGCAGCGCCGGGATCTGAGAATCGACTCGCATTTACAATTCGAGTCCCGGTAGGGGTAGTTGGCGCTATTAGTCCGTTTAACTTCCCGGTAAATTTAGTTGCACATAAGATTGCCCCAGCTATCGCGGCAGGGAACTCAGTCGTACTGAAACCAGCCAGCAGAACTCCAGTTTCGTCCTTGAAACTAGCTGAGCTGTTTCACGAAGCAGGCTTGCCGAAAGGGTTTCTAAATGTAGTCGTTGGGTCAGGGTCAGTAGTTGGAAATCAAATGATGCAGGATGAACGTGTAAACCTATATACGTTTACAGGTAGTGCTGAAGTAGGGCTGAAGCTTAAGCAGAACACAGGCTTAAATAAGCTTGTACTAGAATTAGGGAACAATTCTCCAGTCATCATTGATAAATACGCGGACGTGAAGAAGGCAGCAGAAACTACTGCCCAGAAGGCATTCGCGTATGCAGGTCAGGTCTGTATCTCTGTTCAGCGTATGTATGTTCATGAAGAAGTCATGAACGAGTTCAAAGAGCATTTCATTGAAGCGACTAAATCACTCGTTGTTGGCAACCCGTACGATGATAAGACGGACGTAGGCCCGATGATTAGTGAAGAAGAAGCGAAACGTGCTGAAGAATGGATCTCTGAAGCGAAAGAAGCTGGTGCTACAATTGTCCATGGCGGGACGCGGAATGGGGCACAGTTTGAGCCAACGATTCTTACGGACGTGGACCAGTCCATGAAGGTTGTGTGTGAAGAAATCTTTGCACCAGTTGTAACGATGATGACATTCAATGATTTAGACCGTGTCATTGACGAGGTGAATCAGTCTAATTATGGACTACAGGGTGGCATCTTTACGAAGGACCTTAATCGTGCCTACAAAGCCGCTCGTAAAGTCGAAGTAGGCGGCTTCATGATTAATGATGCATCCCAGTACCGTGTAGATCTCATGCCCTATGGTGGTGTGAAAAATAGTGGTTGGGGGAAAGAAGGACCGAAGTACTCCATTGAAGAGATGACAGAAGAGCGTCTTGTCGTCATGAATCTAGAATAG
- a CDS encoding metal ABC transporter substrate-binding protein has protein sequence MLKKKLFLFTAALFTVILLAACSGDDASGDSKEDNGKVQVVTTYSIIYDIVKNVGGDKVEIHSLAPIGSNPHEYDPLPEDVQKTTDADAVFYNGLNLEAGNSWFNKLMETAGKSGDDAPVFLMSEGVEAMYLTTEGKEGEEDPHAWLDIRNGIKYAENARDGLIEADPENKEVYEKNAEEYIAKLQELHDKAVAEYNEIPEEERVLVTSEGAFKYFSEAYGFQAEYIWEINQENQGTPEQITRIVDIINEKDITGLFLETSIDGRSMEAVSAETDVPIMGEVFTDSLAEPGEDGDTYIDMMEWNIKTIKEGLSQ, from the coding sequence ATGCTTAAGAAGAAACTATTTTTATTTACAGCCGCACTATTCACAGTAATACTACTTGCTGCTTGTAGCGGGGATGATGCTAGTGGGGATTCGAAAGAGGATAACGGTAAAGTACAAGTTGTCACCACTTACTCCATCATTTATGACATTGTGAAGAACGTTGGCGGAGACAAAGTCGAGATTCATAGCCTTGCACCGATTGGATCGAATCCACACGAGTACGACCCACTCCCTGAAGACGTCCAGAAAACTACCGATGCCGATGCTGTATTCTACAATGGGCTGAATTTAGAAGCAGGCAACTCGTGGTTTAACAAACTCATGGAGACTGCAGGGAAATCAGGCGATGATGCACCTGTATTCCTAATGAGCGAAGGCGTAGAAGCCATGTACCTCACAACGGAAGGCAAAGAAGGCGAAGAAGACCCACACGCTTGGTTGGACATCCGTAACGGAATTAAATACGCAGAAAATGCAAGAGATGGACTAATCGAAGCTGACCCTGAGAATAAGGAAGTTTACGAGAAGAACGCAGAAGAGTATATCGCAAAGCTTCAAGAGCTCCATGATAAAGCTGTCGCTGAATACAATGAAATCCCTGAAGAAGAGCGTGTACTTGTCACAAGCGAAGGAGCGTTCAAATACTTTAGTGAGGCTTATGGCTTCCAAGCTGAGTATATTTGGGAAATTAACCAAGAGAACCAAGGAACTCCTGAACAAATCACCCGTATTGTTGATATCATTAACGAGAAGGACATTACAGGTCTATTCCTAGAAACAAGTATTGATGGTCGTAGTATGGAGGCTGTATCTGCAGAGACAGATGTTCCAATCATGGGAGAAGTCTTTACAGATTCACTAGCAGAACCAGGTGAAGATGGCGATACTTACATCGATATGATGGAATGGAATATTAAGACGATTAAAGAAGGATTATCGCAATAA
- a CDS encoding metal ABC transporter permease has product MDFIEAVMQYGFLQKALLTSIMVGIICGVIGCFIILRGMALMGDAISHAVLPGVAISYVLGINFFFGAVFTGVLTAIAIGFVSQNSRIKHDTSIGIMFTAAFAAGIIIITMLKSSTDLYHILFGNVLAVRASDMWITLGIGLFVLAAVYLFYKELLVTSFDETMGAAYGLPVRVIHYFLMTLLTMVTVASLQTVGIVLVVAMLITPAAAAYLLTERLSIMIFLSAGIGVLSSIIGLYFSFTYNLASGATIVIAATAIFALVFLFSPKHGLLWKAMRVRKKRASLL; this is encoded by the coding sequence ATGGATTTCATTGAAGCGGTGATGCAGTACGGCTTCCTGCAAAAGGCGTTATTAACGTCCATTATGGTCGGCATTATTTGCGGAGTCATTGGCTGTTTCATCATCTTAAGAGGAATGGCTTTAATGGGAGACGCAATCTCTCACGCAGTCCTACCTGGAGTTGCCATCTCCTATGTGCTTGGAATTAACTTCTTCTTCGGAGCCGTGTTTACCGGCGTATTAACGGCCATTGCAATTGGCTTTGTCAGCCAAAATAGTCGTATTAAACATGATACATCCATCGGAATCATGTTCACCGCTGCCTTTGCAGCCGGAATTATCATCATTACGATGCTAAAGAGTAGTACCGATCTTTACCACATCTTATTCGGAAACGTACTCGCGGTGCGGGCTTCCGACATGTGGATTACACTCGGCATTGGCTTGTTCGTCTTAGCAGCCGTTTATTTATTCTACAAAGAACTCTTAGTCACCTCGTTCGATGAGACGATGGGAGCTGCTTATGGACTGCCTGTACGTGTCATCCACTATTTCCTTATGACACTCTTAACGATGGTAACCGTCGCTTCCCTACAGACGGTAGGAATTGTGTTAGTGGTAGCCATGCTAATTACCCCAGCAGCGGCTGCTTACCTACTAACAGAACGTCTGTCCATAATGATTTTCCTTTCAGCTGGAATTGGCGTCCTGTCATCAATTATCGGGTTGTACTTTAGCTTTACGTATAATTTAGCTTCTGGGGCAACCATCGTAATTGCTGCAACAGCCATTTTCGCTCTTGTCTTCCTCTTCTCTCCAAAACACGGGTTACTTTGGAAGGCAATGCGAGTACGCAAGAAACGCGCTTCACTCCTATAA
- a CDS encoding metal ABC transporter ATP-binding protein, producing the protein MKHSAISIRDLHVSYYGTEAVKNVSLSVNPGNLVGIIGPNGAGKSTFIKALLNLIPKDKGEVKVLGKTVKEVRTKIAYVPQRNDIDWDFPITVLDTVLLGTYPSLKLFRRPGKAEKEWAYECLKRVGMEEYSKRQIGELSGGQQQRVFLARALAQNAELFFLDEPFVGVDVSSEETIVKILKELCSQGKTVIVVHHDLSKANDYFNELILLNKELISFGPVSQVFQTEVMERAYKGQFAFMKEMEV; encoded by the coding sequence ATGAAGCATTCAGCCATCTCGATTCGAGATCTACATGTATCGTATTACGGTACGGAAGCGGTCAAGAATGTCAGCTTGTCCGTTAACCCTGGAAACTTAGTCGGCATCATCGGACCTAATGGAGCCGGCAAATCTACATTTATTAAAGCCCTGCTAAACCTGATTCCTAAAGATAAAGGGGAAGTCAAGGTACTCGGGAAAACTGTGAAAGAAGTCCGAACGAAAATCGCGTATGTACCACAACGGAACGATATAGATTGGGATTTCCCCATCACCGTACTCGACACCGTTCTCCTCGGTACGTATCCAAGCTTGAAACTGTTTCGCCGACCAGGCAAGGCGGAAAAAGAGTGGGCATACGAGTGCCTTAAACGAGTCGGAATGGAAGAGTATAGCAAAAGACAAATCGGAGAACTTTCAGGAGGACAACAACAACGCGTCTTTCTAGCGAGAGCCCTAGCTCAAAATGCAGAACTCTTCTTCCTAGACGAACCGTTCGTCGGAGTTGATGTGTCGAGCGAAGAGACAATTGTGAAGATCTTAAAGGAACTGTGCTCTCAAGGGAAGACCGTGATTGTCGTTCACCATGATTTAAGCAAGGCAAATGATTACTTTAATGAGCTCATCTTATTAAATAAAGAACTAATTAGCTTCGGTCCAGTGAGTCAGGTATTCCAAACTGAAGTAATGGAACGAGCGTATAAAGGACAATTTGCCTTTATGAAAGAGATGGAGGTGTAA
- a CDS encoding MATE family efflux transporter has product MYKTHTLKQKIKLFLLLLYPILITQLGMYSMNFFDTIMTGQVSKEDLAGVAIGSSLWVPIFTGINGIMLAIAPIVAQLTGAKQNNHVSYVVRQGVYLSFILAVLLCIVGFFLVDPILSLMDLEEKVRRVAKYYLLALGTGIIPLFIYNLLHSFVDALGHTRVTMLITLITLPFNLAFNYVFIFGKFGFPAMGGIGAGIASSLTYWIAALIAILIIAKFRPFASFSILKGWEKPNWPTWKEQLKIGIPIGFAIFFETSIFAAVTLFMSTYDTTTIAAHQAAMNFASFIYMIPLSISMTLTIAVGFEVGAKRFKDAKVYSYLGIGLAVIMAAIGGLIIYTFDYKVASLYSNTPAVIEQTTYFLFYAIFFQLSDAFGAPIQGALRGYKDVNITFFMALVSYWVIGLPSGYLFANYTELGPYGYWMGLIIGLAAGAVALMYRLNQKRTENEPIQQSL; this is encoded by the coding sequence ATGTACAAAACTCATACGTTGAAACAAAAAATTAAGCTGTTTCTCTTACTATTATATCCCATTCTCATCACCCAGCTCGGCATGTATTCCATGAATTTCTTCGACACCATCATGACTGGTCAGGTAAGTAAAGAAGACCTTGCAGGCGTCGCAATCGGGTCAAGCTTATGGGTGCCCATCTTCACAGGGATTAATGGCATTATGCTAGCCATTGCTCCTATTGTCGCACAGTTGACTGGTGCGAAACAAAACAACCACGTATCCTACGTCGTTCGTCAAGGGGTTTATCTGTCTTTCATCTTAGCCGTGTTGCTGTGTATCGTCGGCTTCTTTCTTGTAGACCCTATTTTATCGCTTATGGATCTTGAGGAGAAGGTGCGCCGTGTAGCCAAATACTATCTACTCGCTTTAGGTACTGGAATTATCCCTTTGTTTATCTACAACTTACTTCATAGCTTTGTAGATGCACTTGGGCATACACGCGTTACTATGCTGATTACACTGATTACACTTCCGTTTAACCTAGCGTTTAACTATGTGTTTATCTTCGGGAAATTCGGTTTTCCTGCCATGGGCGGAATTGGGGCAGGGATAGCATCTTCCTTAACCTATTGGATTGCGGCACTCATCGCAATTCTCATTATCGCTAAATTCCGTCCGTTCGCATCCTTCTCCATCCTAAAAGGATGGGAGAAGCCAAATTGGCCTACTTGGAAGGAACAACTGAAAATCGGAATACCAATTGGATTTGCCATTTTCTTTGAAACAAGTATCTTCGCTGCTGTAACCCTCTTTATGAGTACGTATGATACAACAACCATTGCAGCTCACCAGGCTGCCATGAATTTTGCATCCTTTATTTATATGATTCCATTAAGCATCTCCATGACGCTTACCATTGCGGTCGGATTTGAAGTAGGAGCGAAGCGGTTTAAAGATGCGAAAGTATACAGCTACCTTGGCATTGGCCTAGCCGTCATTATGGCTGCCATTGGCGGTCTCATCATTTATACCTTTGATTATAAAGTGGCTAGCCTCTATTCCAATACTCCAGCTGTGATTGAACAAACCACCTATTTCTTGTTCTATGCGATATTCTTTCAGCTGTCAGACGCATTCGGCGCCCCTATTCAAGGCGCTCTCCGCGGTTATAAAGACGTTAACATTACGTTCTTTATGGCCCTCGTGTCCTATTGGGTGATTGGGTTGCCAAGTGGGTACCTATTCGCTAACTATACAGAACTCGGACCCTATGGATACTGGATGGGCTTAATCATCGGACTCGCAGCCGGTGCTGTGGCTCTTATGTATCGACTAAATCAGAAACGAACAGAAAATGAACCTATACAACAATCCCTTTAA